One genomic segment of Streptomyces sp. RerS4 includes these proteins:
- a CDS encoding MOSC domain-containing protein, whose translation MHLASRASDPTFHVAQARAVTGHGLVGDRNYWTGEGPRPRIRGAGRTSGVCDVTLIEAETLDALACEHGITLTPAECRRNLITKDIRLNPLVDQEFQIGTAILRGLELSEPCARLEQLVRPGLIRGLLHRGGLRAEVIRGGIIQVGDQILPLAHDTRPLLAPAAPP comes from the coding sequence TTGCACCTTGCCTCGCGCGCCAGCGATCCCACCTTCCACGTCGCGCAGGCCCGCGCGGTGACAGGCCACGGCCTGGTAGGAGACCGCAATTACTGGACAGGCGAGGGCCCTCGCCCTCGCATCCGCGGGGCCGGCCGGACGTCCGGAGTCTGCGACGTCACCCTCATCGAAGCCGAAACCCTCGACGCCCTGGCCTGCGAGCACGGCATCACGCTCACCCCCGCCGAATGCCGACGCAACCTCATCACCAAGGACATCCGGCTCAACCCGCTGGTGGATCAGGAGTTCCAGATCGGCACGGCAATACTGCGCGGTCTCGAACTCAGCGAGCCCTGCGCCCGCCTCGAACAACTGGTCCGCCCCGGCCTGATCCGCGGCCTGCTGCACCGCGGCGGACTGCGGGCCGAGGTAATTCGCGGCGGGATCATCCAGGTGGGTGACCAGATCCTCCCGCTGGCACACGACACGCGGCCCCTCCTAGCTCCGGCCGCCCCTCCCTGA
- a CDS encoding exo-alpha-sialidase → MDAPTAKAIERAKEAAEELGASGTAVSVRLLGWGFALRLDQRACDHFTEPDRIEPVEGFRSLVSEVLAGSLPADTAEAVDAALTGRAEQIRSAAQGAGCELHSPWSAPTLLASMALDATPCETGLWFSVFTPGAGWGADTQFTTHYASETPALAVFGDDLYCVYQGRGDNPGLWWTVHRGDGSWSEDQTFPAHHTLGSPALAVFQDRLYCAHRGGTGDWGIAVTSYDGDTWTPDQPVPHAESVYGPALAVFRDALHLAYADAAQRIMVTTSLDGRNWTAPEPVPGCATTRSPALAVYDGTLHLLHGNPKDGAIHWSQLRDTGWIAEGALPGHRTRSNIGLAVLDGKLMCVHRDPARQQLWWSAFDGAGWSTDTEMPGHSSKYGPALAVYQGPASTRGQLLCVHRGHAQRLVTAAGEVLTDENPAGLHELDDPGYAAD, encoded by the coding sequence ATGGACGCCCCCACGGCCAAGGCCATCGAGCGCGCGAAAGAGGCGGCCGAGGAACTCGGCGCGTCGGGGACGGCCGTCTCCGTCCGCCTGCTGGGATGGGGCTTCGCTCTCCGCCTCGACCAGCGGGCCTGCGACCACTTCACAGAACCCGACAGGATCGAGCCCGTCGAAGGCTTCCGCAGCCTGGTATCAGAGGTGCTCGCCGGATCCCTGCCCGCGGATACCGCCGAAGCCGTCGACGCGGCTCTGACCGGCCGTGCCGAACAGATCCGGTCGGCCGCCCAGGGCGCCGGATGCGAGCTGCACTCGCCATGGTCCGCACCCACCCTTCTCGCCTCCATGGCCCTCGACGCCACACCGTGCGAGACCGGACTGTGGTTCAGCGTGTTCACACCCGGCGCGGGCTGGGGCGCCGACACGCAGTTCACAACCCATTACGCCTCCGAGACTCCCGCCCTGGCCGTCTTCGGCGACGACCTGTACTGCGTCTACCAGGGCCGGGGCGACAACCCCGGTCTGTGGTGGACCGTGCACCGCGGGGACGGCAGTTGGTCCGAGGACCAGACGTTCCCCGCCCACCACACCCTGGGCAGCCCGGCACTGGCCGTGTTCCAGGACCGGCTGTACTGCGCGCACCGCGGCGGTACGGGTGACTGGGGCATCGCGGTGACTTCCTATGACGGCGATACCTGGACGCCGGACCAGCCGGTCCCGCACGCCGAGAGCGTCTACGGACCGGCACTGGCTGTGTTCCGCGACGCCCTCCACCTCGCCTACGCCGACGCCGCCCAGCGGATCATGGTCACCACCAGCCTGGACGGCCGCAACTGGACAGCCCCCGAACCCGTCCCCGGCTGCGCCACCACAAGGTCCCCGGCGCTCGCCGTCTACGACGGCACCCTCCACCTGTTGCACGGCAACCCCAAGGATGGGGCCATCCACTGGAGCCAGCTGCGCGACACCGGCTGGATCGCCGAGGGCGCACTGCCGGGACACCGAACTCGGAGCAACATCGGCCTCGCCGTCCTCGACGGCAAGCTGATGTGCGTCCACCGCGACCCCGCGCGCCAGCAGCTGTGGTGGTCCGCCTTCGACGGTGCAGGGTGGAGCACGGACACCGAGATGCCCGGGCACAGCAGCAAGTACGGTCCGGCGCTTGCCGTGTACCAGGGCCCGGCCAGCACCCGCGGCCAACTCCTGTGCGTCCACCGGGGCCACGCCCAGCGCTTGGTCACCGCGGCAGGGGAGGTACTGACCGACGAGAACCCGGCGGGACTGCACGAACTCGACGATCCGGGCTACGCCGCCGACTGA
- a CDS encoding acyl carrier protein: MNDAIKPVVDWLLERNPDIEEIPEDLDLIENRLVDSLGFMEFVLLLEDLIGRELQLNQIDVDHFRTLRSLQHHYLKG; encoded by the coding sequence ATGAACGACGCGATCAAGCCAGTCGTGGACTGGCTGCTCGAACGAAACCCCGACATCGAAGAGATACCGGAGGACCTCGACCTCATCGAGAACCGGCTCGTCGACTCACTCGGCTTCATGGAATTCGTTCTGCTGCTGGAGGACCTGATCGGACGGGAACTGCAGCTCAACCAGATCGACGTGGACCACTTCCGTACTCTTCGCTCCCTCCAGCACCACTACCTGAAGGGCTGA